A stretch of DNA from Actinomycetes bacterium:
GGCATTTCTCGAGTCAGCCGCACGGCCGGGTCGGTGCCGGCCGGGCGGGTCGACGGCTGGGAGGATGCCCGTCATGGCACGCCGCACCACCACCCCGCCGCCCGAGGACTTCGTCGAGCGCATCGTCGACGTCGATGTCGCCGAGGAGATGCAGGGCAGCTTCCTCGAGTACGCCTACTCGGTCATCTACAGCCGCGCGCTCCCCGACGCCCGGGACGGCCTCAAGCCGGTGCACCGACGCATCCTGTACCGGATGGCCGAGATGGGGCTGCGTCCCGACCGGCCGCACGTGAAGTGCTCGCGGGTCGTCGGCGACGTGATGGGCCACCTGCACCCGCACGGGGACGGCGCGATCTACGACGCCCTGGTCCGAATGGCCCAACCGTTCTCCATGCGGGTCCCGCTGGTCGACGGGCACGGCAACTTCGGGTCCCTCGGCAACGACGACCCGCCGGCGGCGATGCGCTACACCGAGGCCCGCCTGTCGGCGGCGGCGCTGCTCATGGTGGACGGCCTCGACGAGGACGTGGCCGACTTCCGGCCCTCCTACGACGGCATGGGTAGCGAACCGTCGGTGCTGCCGGCGGCGCTGCCCAACCTGCTGGTCAACGGCGCCAGCGGCATCGCGGTCGGGATGGCGACGAACATGCCGCCCCACAACCTCGGCGAGGTCGTCGCCGCGGCCCGCCACCTGCTGGCGCACCCCGACGCGACGTTGGACCAGCTCATGCGCTTCGTCCCCGGTCCGGACCTGCCGACGGGCGGGAAGATCGTCGGCCTGGACGGGATCCGCGAGGCGTACGAGACGGGGCGAGGCTCGTTCCGTACCCGGGCCACGGCCCGCATCGAGAACGTGACCCCTCGGCGCAGGGGCATCGTCGTCACCGAGCTGCCGTACACGATCGGTCCGGAGCAGGTGACCCGCAAGATCAAGGAGATGTACGACGCCAAGCGGCTGCCGGGCATCTCCGACATCACCGACCTGTCGGACGGCAAGCAGGGCCTGCGGCTGGTCATCGAGGTGAAGAACGGCTATCACCCCGAGGCCATCCTCGAGGAGCTGTACCGGCTGACCCCCATGGAGGAGACGTTCGGGATCAACAACGTCTGCCTCGTGGACGGGCAGCCGAGAACCCTCGGGCTCGTGGAGCTGCTGCGGGTCTACGTCGAGCACCGGCTCGAGGTCGTGCGCCGGCGCAGCGCGTACCGACGTACCAAGGCGCAGGACCGCCTGCACCTGCTCGACGGCCTCCTCATCGCGCTGCTGGACATCGACGAGGTCATCCAGGTGATCCGCTCCTCGGAGGACTCCGCGGAGGCACGCGGACGGCTGCGCCAGGTCTTCGACCTCAGCGAGGCGCAGGCGACGTACCTGCTCGACCTGCAGCTGCGACGCCTCACGCGGCTCTCCCGCATCGAGATCGAGCGGGAGCGCGACCAGCTCATCGAGGACATCGCCGCGCTGACCACGATCCTCGAGGACGACGCGGTGCTGCGCCGGACGGTGTCCGCCGAGCTCGCGGAAGTCGCGAAGGCGCACTCGACCC
This window harbors:
- a CDS encoding DNA topoisomerase IV subunit A — encoded protein: MARRTTTPPPEDFVERIVDVDVAEEMQGSFLEYAYSVIYSRALPDARDGLKPVHRRILYRMAEMGLRPDRPHVKCSRVVGDVMGHLHPHGDGAIYDALVRMAQPFSMRVPLVDGHGNFGSLGNDDPPAAMRYTEARLSAAALLMVDGLDEDVADFRPSYDGMGSEPSVLPAALPNLLVNGASGIAVGMATNMPPHNLGEVVAAARHLLAHPDATLDQLMRFVPGPDLPTGGKIVGLDGIREAYETGRGSFRTRATARIENVTPRRRGIVVTELPYTIGPEQVTRKIKEMYDAKRLPGISDITDLSDGKQGLRLVIEVKNGYHPEAILEELYRLTPMEETFGINNVCLVDGQPRTLGLVELLRVYVEHRLEVVRRRSAYRRTKAQDRLHLLDGLLIALLDIDEVIQVIRSSEDSAEARGRLRQVFDLSEAQATYLLDLQLRRLTRLSRIEIERERDQLIEDIAALTTILEDDAVLRRTVSAELAEVAKAHSTPRRTVLLESAGLPATASAAVPLEVADEPCHVLLSSTGLVARTLTADPLPSQGPRAAHDCVVSAVTTTARGEVGLVTSLGRVLRLSVLDLPALPATAGPPSLAGGAPLTEFSSLDAGEAVLALTSLRLESAGLALGTERGVVKRVTPDVPSTRESFDVIRLDDGDRVVGAVELRTGAEDLVFVTSDAQLLHFPASAVRPQGRPAGGMAGVRLDAGARAVFFGAVGPDTPDPVVVSVAGSAAALPGTEPGSAKVTPYALYPAKGRATGGVRCQRFLRGEDVLTLAWVGPSPAHAAAANGQPVDLPPSDSRRDGSGTALPQAVTAVAGPPAL